A genomic window from Elstera cyanobacteriorum includes:
- a CDS encoding sulfite exporter TauE/SafE family protein translates to MDGLTLVQIALLAASGFIAGAVNAIAGGGTFFTFSALIATGVPPITANATSSVAITPGNITGALAYHREIRAHGPRFIGLILVSLLGGLLGAALVLLVDNQQFRAMVPWFLGFATLLFATGPRLQAWTKQVRAREKADPSLRPNRIWGRVFQFCVAIYGGFFGAGMGIVMLAGLAITEGEDHHVLTALKNLLGMVIQLVALALFISGGLVSWPHCLAITVPALIGGWTGGSIARRLPAKIVRLFVIGVGTLLTILFAVR, encoded by the coding sequence ATGGACGGGCTGACCCTGGTGCAAATAGCTTTGCTTGCCGCGTCCGGCTTTATCGCGGGGGCGGTTAATGCCATTGCCGGGGGCGGGACGTTCTTTACCTTTTCGGCCCTGATTGCCACGGGTGTGCCGCCGATTACCGCGAATGCCACCAGTTCGGTAGCGATTACGCCGGGCAATATCACCGGCGCCCTGGCCTATCACCGCGAAATCCGGGCCCACGGTCCGCGTTTCATCGGCCTCATTCTCGTTAGCCTACTCGGTGGGCTGCTGGGGGCCGCGCTGGTGCTGCTGGTCGATAATCAGCAGTTCCGCGCGATGGTGCCCTGGTTCTTGGGTTTTGCGACGCTGCTCTTCGCCACCGGCCCGCGTCTTCAGGCCTGGACGAAGCAGGTCCGCGCCCGGGAGAAAGCCGACCCGTCGCTGCGCCCGAACCGGATCTGGGGCCGGGTCTTCCAATTCTGCGTTGCTATTTACGGCGGGTTCTTCGGGGCGGGCATGGGGATTGTCATGCTGGCGGGCTTGGCGATTACCGAGGGCGAGGATCACCATGTTCTCACCGCGTTGAAAAACCTGCTTGGCATGGTCATTCAGCTCGTGGCGCTGGCGCTTTTCATCTCCGGTGGGTTGGTAAGCTGGCCCCATTGCCTCGCCATTACCGTTCCAGCGCTGATCGGCGGCTGGACCGGCGGCTCCATCGCCCGCCGTCTGCCCGCTAAGATCGTGCGCCTGTTCGTCATCGGCGTCGGCACGCTGTTAACGATCCTGTTTGCCGTGCGCTAA